One region of Parerythrobacter jejuensis genomic DNA includes:
- a CDS encoding SDR family NAD(P)-dependent oxidoreductase, which translates to MSAYSPREGDWAVITGAGRGIGRFLAEHFAVKGMRICALDIDAYEADQTARLIGNESIGRGCDVSDRAEVMDVAEKLIAMGVKPSLLWINAGVGSADTIASVEPGILEWVMGVNVMGPVWTAQAFLPAMRAADGPCHVAVTASSASVVPVKGPFTLYSTTKQMTAAVGEALAAELAEDDIGVTILCPGILNTQIWNARQARPERFGGPRSAPEEAGAHWRAQPGPEVLAKGVDATLAKGGGWCIIPTEADTGPLMQDRHNGQHDGFYSYAIQEG; encoded by the coding sequence ATGAGCGCCTATTCTCCCCGTGAAGGAGACTGGGCCGTCATTACCGGAGCCGGTCGGGGGATCGGGCGTTTCCTGGCCGAGCACTTCGCGGTCAAAGGCATGCGTATTTGCGCCCTGGATATCGACGCATACGAGGCAGACCAAACGGCCCGCCTGATTGGCAATGAAAGTATCGGACGCGGATGCGACGTATCCGACCGGGCAGAGGTGATGGATGTCGCCGAGAAGCTCATCGCGATGGGCGTGAAACCTTCGCTATTGTGGATCAACGCGGGCGTGGGCAGCGCCGACACGATCGCAAGCGTCGAGCCGGGAATCCTTGAATGGGTGATGGGCGTAAACGTGATGGGGCCGGTGTGGACCGCGCAGGCATTTCTGCCCGCCATGCGCGCAGCTGACGGTCCCTGCCATGTTGCGGTTACTGCTTCATCGGCGTCTGTGGTTCCCGTCAAAGGCCCCTTCACGCTCTATTCCACAACGAAGCAGATGACCGCCGCGGTAGGCGAGGCGCTGGCCGCCGAACTGGCCGAAGATGATATCGGCGTTACGATCCTGTGCCCTGGCATCCTCAACACGCAGATCTGGAACGCGCGCCAGGCTCGGCCGGAACGATTTGGTGGCCCGCGTTCGGCCCCGGAAGAAGCTGGTGCCCATTGGCGGGCCCAACCCGGCCCCGAAGTGCTGGCGAAGGGGGTCGATGCGACACTGGCCAAGGGCGGCGGGTGGTGCATCATCCCGACCGAGGCGGATACCGGTCCGCTCATGCAAGACAGGCACAACGGCCAGCATGACGGTTTCTACAGCTATGCAATCCAGGAAGGCTAA
- a CDS encoding zinc-dependent alcohol dehydrogenase family protein: MKAIQTGATPSSLETLQLVDIDDATAPGAGEITVSLQASSLNYHDYAVVKGMIPAAQGRIPMSDGAGEVTAIGAGVTEYAVGDTVVSTFFPDWIDGEPPQSAFTRVPGDGIDGYARDAITAPTTWFTKAPKGYDAAQASTLTCAGLTAWRALFVDNAIKPGDIVLVQGSGGVSVFALQFAKMAGATVIATSSSDAKLEKLKALGADHLINYRETEAWGPAALGMTGGRGVDCVVEIGGPGTLDQSMLATRVGGHIALIGVLTGFAGPVQTALLMSKNLRVQGLTVGSRAQQLDMIAAIEANGIEPVISDHFALADLADAFRHQEANKHFGKICVDI, translated from the coding sequence ATGAAGGCCATTCAAACGGGCGCGACGCCCTCTTCGCTAGAGACACTGCAGCTGGTCGACATCGACGATGCGACTGCCCCGGGAGCGGGGGAGATAACAGTGTCCTTGCAAGCAAGCTCGCTCAACTATCACGACTACGCCGTGGTCAAAGGAATGATCCCGGCGGCACAGGGCCGGATCCCGATGTCCGACGGTGCCGGTGAAGTCACCGCTATTGGCGCTGGCGTGACGGAATATGCGGTCGGCGACACAGTCGTGTCGACTTTCTTTCCCGACTGGATCGATGGCGAGCCGCCACAAAGCGCCTTTACCCGCGTACCGGGCGACGGGATCGACGGATACGCGCGTGACGCAATTACCGCTCCGACAACCTGGTTCACCAAAGCTCCCAAGGGCTATGATGCGGCACAAGCCTCCACCCTCACCTGCGCCGGTTTGACCGCGTGGCGCGCGCTCTTCGTCGACAATGCGATCAAGCCGGGTGATATCGTCTTGGTTCAGGGTTCCGGCGGGGTTTCGGTCTTCGCGCTGCAATTTGCGAAGATGGCTGGTGCCACAGTGATCGCGACCAGTTCTTCCGACGCCAAGCTTGAAAAACTGAAAGCTCTCGGCGCCGATCACCTGATCAATTACAGGGAAACCGAAGCCTGGGGGCCTGCGGCGCTGGGCATGACCGGCGGCCGCGGCGTGGATTGCGTCGTCGAAATCGGCGGCCCAGGCACGCTTGACCAGTCCATGCTCGCTACGCGTGTGGGTGGTCATATCGCTTTGATTGGCGTTCTGACGGGCTTTGCCGGACCGGTGCAAACGGCCTTGCTCATGAGCAAGAACCTGCGTGTGCAGGGGCTTACGGTGGGCAGTCGGGCACAACAACTCGATATGATTGCCGCCATTGAGGCCAATGGGATCGAGCCCGTTATCTCAGACCATTTTGCGCTGGCTGATCTTGCCGATGCTTTCCGCCATCAGGAAGCGAACAAGCATTTCGGCAAGATCTGCGTGGATATTTAA